A portion of the Treponema rectale genome contains these proteins:
- a CDS encoding sensor domain-containing diguanylate cyclase, whose product MKIKENIIVFTGGIIILFLTVLSTLWNVNSAQRQTHLVAESVSNFYVEELANRRVTIISDALKQNFQYMHNAIDSITKEDISSVSSLRNYLGRIRKLYGVERFSFVNEDGLIYTAHSTSSGKSRYPFLAEGFSEPLVTTVVNYGGEKQLFIALPVSGITFDGRQITACFAQVNIDQMVRSKTFRTENMETYFNIYLKNGESLTTVPFGGVEPGRNILSVIKENDESRESFIKITDDFLHERKGMIHVPYRRQDAHLYYTPVEETGWMLSILVYDNVITSQIREGSRTIVALNYLQILTTLLFVIVLFVIFAITLRKNSRLVIEQEKRISEETKKAYDKLHKETQGMQIIHSIIHSGPWTIEFNEKGEIEKCVWSLPFRNMLGYLSEEKFPDRLDSWENLLHPDDKERVLKAFWDSVNDYSGNTVYDVEYRLLTKNEGYKWYHAAGNLIRREDGSPATCVGLFIDIDEKKSLKILSETDQMTGLLNRVSGEKQVSEELQHGKGGLFILLDVDHFKFFNDTFGHGVGDKVIINVAACLKTVFRDDDIIFRLGGDEFAAFARNINKIDSADKIIKRFIDSLKTISIPELEGKSINASIGAIVLPEGLVRDFATCYKLVDDCVYVSKKTDGRSAVTFAQI is encoded by the coding sequence GAATCATTATATTATTTTTGACGGTCCTGAGTACTCTCTGGAATGTTAACAGTGCACAAAGGCAGACTCACCTTGTTGCAGAGAGTGTAAGTAATTTTTATGTAGAGGAACTGGCAAACCGGCGGGTTACAATTATTTCTGATGCCTTAAAGCAGAATTTTCAGTATATGCACAATGCCATTGATTCAATTACGAAGGAAGACATATCTTCTGTTTCTTCCCTTCGCAATTATCTCGGCCGGATTAGAAAACTTTATGGAGTTGAAAGATTTTCTTTTGTAAATGAAGACGGACTTATCTACACCGCTCATTCTACAAGTTCAGGAAAAAGCAGGTATCCCTTTCTGGCAGAAGGGTTTTCTGAACCTCTTGTTACTACAGTAGTTAATTATGGTGGCGAAAAACAGCTTTTTATTGCCCTGCCCGTTTCCGGAATTACTTTTGACGGCAGGCAGATTACGGCATGCTTTGCACAGGTAAACATTGATCAGATGGTACGTTCCAAGACTTTCAGGACGGAAAACATGGAAACCTATTTTAACATCTATCTGAAAAATGGAGAAAGTCTTACGACAGTTCCTTTTGGAGGTGTTGAACCGGGCCGCAACATTCTTTCTGTAATTAAGGAAAATGATGAAAGCCGGGAAAGTTTTATTAAAATTACGGATGATTTTTTACATGAAAGAAAAGGCATGATTCATGTTCCTTACAGAAGGCAGGATGCCCACCTTTATTATACTCCCGTTGAAGAAACCGGCTGGATGCTTTCAATCCTTGTTTATGACAATGTAATTACCAGCCAGATAAGAGAAGGAAGCCGTACGATTGTAGCCCTTAATTACCTTCAGATTTTAACAACACTGCTTTTTGTTATAGTTCTCTTTGTTATCTTCGCCATCACCCTCCGAAAGAATTCAAGACTCGTTATAGAACAGGAAAAAAGAATATCTGAAGAAACAAAAAAAGCCTACGATAAATTACATAAAGAAACTCAGGGAATGCAGATTATCCACTCAATCATTCATTCAGGACCATGGACAATTGAATTTAATGAAAAAGGAGAAATTGAAAAATGTGTCTGGTCTCTGCCTTTCCGCAACATGCTGGGCTATCTTTCTGAAGAGAAATTTCCAGACAGGCTTGATTCCTGGGAAAATCTACTTCATCCGGATGATAAAGAACGGGTTCTGAAGGCCTTTTGGGATTCTGTAAATGATTATTCAGGCAATACAGTTTATGATGTAGAATACCGCCTTTTAACAAAAAATGAAGGCTATAAATGGTACCATGCTGCAGGTAATCTTATCCGGCGGGAAGACGGCTCCCCTGCTACTTGTGTCGGACTCTTTATTGATATTGATGAAAAGAAAAGTCTGAAGATTCTTTCTGAAACTGATCAGATGACAGGGCTTTTAAATCGTGTCAGTGGAGAAAAACAGGTTTCTGAGGAATTGCAGCATGGAAAAGGCGGGCTGTTTATTCTGCTTGATGTTGATCATTTTAAATTCTTTAATGATACCTTTGGTCATGGAGTTGGCGATAAGGTAATCATAAACGTTGCTGCCTGCCTTAAGACAGTTTTTCGTGATGATGACATTATTTTCCGTCTTGGAGGAGATGAATTTGCAGCTTTTGCCAGGAACATTAATAAAATAGATTCGGCTGATAAAATTATCAAGCGTTTTATTGACAGTCTTAAAACCATTTCAATTCCGGAACTTGAAGGAAAGTCAATAAATGCAAGTATAGGCGCCATAGTACTGCCGGAAGGACTGGTAAGAGATTTTGCAACCTGTTACAAGCTTGTAGATGACTGTGTTTATGTGAGCAAAAAGACCGATGGCCGTTCAGCTGTAACTTTTGCCCAGATATAG